The segment AGCAGACTCACGAGGAGACAAAAAATAGTATCTCAGTTCTAAGACCACTGAAAATAATGTGTTTTCTTATGGTTTTATATAACCCCTGTGAGAAGTTCACTCCAGCCTCAATGAGCTGACAAAcattattataatatttattttatgttacaagttttcagaaaatattaataggcacagcacattttttttttggtgggagacaTTTTCTGGAGAGATGCAACCTACATGTTCATCTACCCAACCCAAATGGAAATCGAAAACCACCAATTCCAACTTGTTGAACCAATGAGCTTTATTGGAGTTACACACAGGAGTTCAGGAAGGAGTTAGGAAATGAGAGTCCCAGGGACTCAAAGACAATTGCTATTCTGAAATTTAAAACCAGCATATGATACAGAACATAAGTACTGGACACTAGGAGCAAACTGCCTGGCTCTAGGCATATTTACAGGATAAAGAGCACCCTATCTCGGTGGCTCATGTTGTCAAATCCTCTTTTAAGAAGTAAAATTTGTCCGAGTATCTTTATTTGAGTAAACTGTACCAAATGCTGTCAGTTTCATTAGCAATTTTGAGGCATGTATTTTGTAGCTTCTCTTTGAAATACACCATTTTATTCTCCCAGAACCTTTATATAATTCCACATTCTTCTAGCTTCTCAATTGTGTTTTCATTATGATATATTTGAAAGTGAACAAGTAAAAACTTTTAATGAAATTTTTCCTTCATTGTCATACTTTCAGTTTCTCTCAGTGTAAACTCTGGGTAGTTTCTAAGATTTGAGCAGTAATTAATACCTTCACAagtttcatgtacacacacacacacacacacacacacacacacacgcacacacacaatagatCTCTACTGTGCAGCCTCAAGTGTTACAAACAATAGCACATGCCACATTTTTCCAGTGGACATATTTTTTTCTGACTATAAATTTCTAGGTATCTTCTTAGATCTGAGATCTGAGTAAAGACCTTTCCTCATgcattacatttctgttttttgTCCTGTATGCATTCTTTGATGTATTCTAATCAATGAGTCAacagtaaaagatttgtacatttACTACATTTGTAAGGTCTCTCCTATATGTATTCTTTGATAAATTGTAAGATGACTTCCCTTGGGAATGGATTTTTCTCATTCACTTCATTCATGAAGTTTCATTATTGTATGAATTCTTTGATGAATGCTAAGATTGTTTCTGGCAAAAGAATTCATCACATTCACTATATTTTTAAGGTTTTTCTCTTGCATAAATTCTCTAAAAATTCTAAGACTGCTTTTGCAGGTAAGCACTTGtcacattcactacatttgtaaggtttctctcctgtatgaatttcCTGATGAGTAAGAAGACTGAATTTTTGGGTAAATCAGTAGTCACATtcacatttgtaaggtttttctcctcCATGATTTCTCTGATGTTTTCGAAGATCGCCTTTGTAGGAAAAGCATTTTtcacattcactacatttgtaaggtttctctcctgtatgaaatCTGTGATGAAAATTAAGACTGGTTTTGCgggtaaagcatttgtcacatttaCTACATTTGTAAagcttctctcctgtatgaattctctgatgaactATAAGACTTCCTTTATGGGTATAGTGTTTGCcacattcactacatttgtatggtttctcacttgtatgaattctctgatgaattGTAAGACTGCCTTtttgggtaaagtgtttgccacattCGCTACACTTGTAAGGTTTATTTCCTGTACGTATTCTCTGATGATTTCTAAGACGATACTCGTCagtaaagcatttgtcacattcactgcatttgtaaagtttctctcctgtatgaattctctgatgaactATAagactgcttttccagatgaagcatttgtcacattcactacatttgtaAGTTTTCTCTCCTgcatgaattctctgatgaataaTAAGACTACATTTTTGGGTAAAGTATTTGCCACATTCACTAtatttgtaaggtttttctcctgtatgaattcgCTGATGAATTCTAAGATTGCTTTTCAGGGTAAAAGATTTGtcacattcactacatttgtaaggtttctctcctgcatGTATTCTCTGATGAATTCTAAGACGATATTTCTTGGTAAaacatttgtcacattcactacATCTGTAAagtttttctcctgtatgaattctttgatgaatattaagatCACTTTTGAgggtaaagcatttgtcacaATCACTACATTTATAAcctttctctcctgtatgaattatTTGATGAATGATAAGACTGCATTTCTGGATAAAGCCTTTGTCACATTCACTACATTTATAAAGTTTTTCTCGTATGAATGCTCTGATGTCTTCTAAGATCACCTTTACGGGTAAAGCATTTTtcacattcactacatttgtaAGCTTTTTCTCCTGTGTGTATTCTATGATGACTCCTAAGGCCACTTTTGAAGGTAAAACATTTGTCACATTCGCTACATTTCTAAGGTTTTTTTCCTGTATGTATTCTCTGATGTTTTCTAAGATCACCAATTTGGGtgaagcatttgtcacattcactacatttgtgaggtttctttcctgtatgaattctctgatgtttGCTAAGATAACCTTTATGGGtgaagcatttgtcacattcactacATCTGTAAGGTTTCTTTCCTGTATGATTTCTCTGATGAATAATAAGACTGTATTtttgggtaaagtgtttgccacattcactacatttgtatggtttctcacctgtatgaattctctgatgaagtGTAAGACTGCCTTTTTGGGTAAAGTGCCACATTCGCTACATTTGTAAGGCTTATTTCCTGTATGTATTCTCTGATGATTTCTAAGACGATACTCGTCagtaaagcatttgtcacattcactgcatttgtaaagtttctctcctgtatgaattctctgatgaattATAAGACTGCTGTTCCGGAtgaagcatttgtcacattcactacatttataaggtttttctcctgcatgaattctctgatgaataaTAAGACTACATTTTTGGGTAAAGTATTTGCCACATTGACCACATTTGTaaagtttctctcctgtatgaattcgcTGATGAATTCTAAGATTGCCTTTCAGGGTAAAAGATTTGtcacattcactacatttgtaaggtttctctcctgtgtgaacGGTCTGATGCTGTCTAAGCTTGCATTTCTTGTCAAGGCATTAGGAACAttcactacatttgtaaggtttctttctaTTATAAGTTTGTTTGAGCATGAAATTTTGTTTAGAGTCAAAAACTTTATCAAGGTCTATACCattgtattctttctttcctctgagcTTTCGCTGAGGTAAGCCCATGGTAGAGCATGAAGTTAAAGAGTTTATAAAGTTTTTACGTTTGCAAGGTTCtctgttgtttccagtttcattTCTGCTTAGGTTTGATGATTCAACAGATGTATCCCCgagggtagttttttttttttttattaacttgagtatttcttatatacatttcgagtgttattccctttctcggtttccgcgCAAATatccccgtcccccctccccttcgttatggtgttcccctcccaaccctccccacattgccgccctccccccaacattctagttcactgggggttcagtcttagcaggacccagggcttccccttccactggtgctcttactaggatattcattgctacctatgaggtcagagtccagggtcagtccatttatagtctttaggtagtggcttagtccctggaagctctggttgcttggcattgttgtacatatagggtctcgagccccttagaGCTCgtccagttctttctgtgattccttcaacgggggtcctattctcagttcagtggtttgctgctggcattcgcctctgtatttgctgtattctggctgtgtctctcaggagcgatctacatccggctcctgtcggtctgcacttctttgcttcatccatcttgtctaattgggtggctgtatatgtatgggccacatgtggggcaggctctgaatgggtgttccttcagtctctgttttaatctttgcctttctcttccctgccaagggtattcttgttccccttttaaagaaggagtgaagcattcacattttgatcatacgtcttgagtttcatttgttctaggcatctagggtaattcaagcatttgggctaatagccacttatcaatgagtgcataccatgtatgtctttctgtgatggggttagctcactcaggatgatattttccagttccaaccatttgcctacgagtttcataaagccgttgtttttgatagctgagtaatattccattgtgtagatgtaccacattttctgtatccattcctctgttgaagggcatctgggttctttccagcttctggctattataaataaggctgcgatgaacatagtggagcacgtgtcttttttatatgttggggcatcttttgggtatatgcccaagagaggtatagctggatcctcaggcagttccatgtccaattttctgaggaacctccagactgatttcaagaatggttgtaccagtctgcaatcccaccaacaatggaggagtgttcctctttctccccatcctcgccagcatctgctgtcacctgagtttttgatcttagccattctcactggtgtgaggtgaaatctcagggttgttttgatttgcatttcccttatgactaaagatgttgaacatttctttaggtgtttctcagccattcggcattcctcagctgtgaattctttgtttagctctgaaccccattttttaatagggttatttgtctccctgcggtctaacttcttgagttctttgtatattttggatataaggcctctatctgttgtaggattggtaaagatcttttcccaatctgttggttgccgttttgtcctaaccacagtgtcctttgccttacagaagctttgcagttttttatttatttattttttttatatctacattctttttttttttattaacttgagtatttcttatatacatttcaagtgttattccctttcccggtttccgggcaaacatccccctcccccctccccttccttatgggtgttcccctcccaaccctccccacattgccgccctccccgcaacattctagttcactgggggttcagtcttagcaggacccagggcttccccttccactggtgctcttactaggatatgctacctatggggtcagagtccagggtcagtccatgtatagtctttgggtaggggcttagtccctggaagctctggttgcttggcattgttgtacatatggagtctcgagccccttgaagctcttccagttctttctctgattccttcaacgggggtcctattctcagttcagtggtttgctgctggcattcgcctctgtatttgctgtattctggctgtgtctctcaggagcgatctacatccggctcctgtcggtctgcacttctttgcttcatccatcttgtgtaattgggtggctatatatgtatgggccacatgtggggcagactctgaatgggtgttccttcagtctctgttttaatctttgcctctctcttccctgccaagggtattcttgttccccttttaaagaaggagtgaagcattcacattttgatcatccgtcttgagattcatttgctctaggcatctagggtaattcaagcatttgggctaatagccacttatcaatgagtgcataccatgtatgtctttctgtgattgggttagctcactcaggatgatgttttccagttccaaccatttgcctacgaatttcataaagtcgttgtt is part of the Rattus norvegicus strain BN/NHsdMcwi chromosome 1, GRCr8, whole genome shotgun sequence genome and harbors:
- the Zfp994l gene encoding LOW QUALITY PROTEIN: zinc finger protein ZFP2-like (The sequence of the model RefSeq protein was modified relative to this genomic sequence to represent the inferred CDS: substituted 1 base at 1 genomic stop codon); this encodes KKKTTLGDTSVESSNLSRNETGNNREPCKRKNFINSLTSCSTMGLPQRKLRGKKEYNGIDLDKVFDSKQNFMLKQTYNRKKPYKCSECSXCLDKKCKLRQHQTVHTGEKPYKCSECDKSFTLKGNLRIHQRIHTGEKLYKCGQCGKYFTQKCSLIIHQRIHAGEKPYKCSECDKCFIRNSSLIIHQRIHTGEKLYKCSECDKCFTDEYRLRNHQRIHTGNKPYKCSECGTLPKKAVLHFIREFIQVRNHTNVVNVANTLPKNTVLLFIREIIQERNLTDVVNVTNASPIKVILANIREFIQERNLTNVVNVTNASPKLVILENIREYIQEKNLRNVANVTNVLPSKVALGVIIEYTQEKKLTNVVNVKNALPVKVILEDIRAFIREKLYKCSECDKGFIQKCSLIIHQIIHTGEKGYKCSDCDKCFTLKSDLNIHQRIHTGEKLYRCSECDKCFTKKYRLRIHQRIHAGEKPYKCSECDKSFTLKSNLRIHQRIHTGEKPYKYSECGKYFTQKCSLIIHQRIHAGEKTYKCSECDKCFIWKSSLIVHQRIHTGEKLYKCSECDKCFTDEYRLRNHQRIRTGNKPYKCSECGKHFTQKGSLTIHQRIHTSEKPYKCSECGKHYTHKGSLIVHQRIHTGEKLYKCSKCDKCFTRKTSLNFHHRFHTGEKPYKCSECEKCFSYKGDLRKHQRNHGGEKPYKCECDY